Within the Fusarium keratoplasticum isolate Fu6.1 chromosome 1, whole genome shotgun sequence genome, the region ACAGTTATACAGTTCCAGCTCGCGTGCCTCACAGCTTCGTGTCAGAGGGTCTAGAGCTCTGCGAGGCAGCGGCGCACGGGGTGCCCATCTCCCATTCCAGAGGGCACCGTCAGCTGTGCGTTCTAGGTCGGTCTGCCAGCCCTGTAAGGTTGACGGCGACCATCGTCAGCAGTCCGGGAGCAAGTCAGCAGCTCCCCATtattgtcgtcgtcgtcaccttTTGTGCTTCCCCTCTTTCTCGGTTGAAAAAAGAAGACAACATCATATGCATGGTTATTTGCCCTGCTGGAGACAATGAATATCCACACTCCCCTCTCGTGGGCCCCCTGTAAAAAGCAAATGCCTGCTTCCCCCGCAATCAGGCCCCATGGCGAGATGCCGCGTCGCGTAGGGGTTGGCTGGCCAAAGTGGCGGCGGATCCCGAGATTTGCTGGGCCTCGTCCTGCAAGAGCCCATGTCTGCTGTCTGGATGGAGATCACGGAGGAGAGAGCCATGCGAGCTGCCTGGTTAGGCTGAGGCcagctttttttttatacACTTTTCTTCCCACACTTCTCTGATCTGACAGGCCGAGAGGGGAGATGGTCTTGTCTGACAGGGCTGGCTGAGCCCAGGCAGCTGCTGCATAGCCATTCAATAGCCCCGGGCAGTGTATCACAACCCTAGCGACGATGCCACGATGCTTCTTCAGACACAGTGTGTCTTTTTTAAATGTCCTCATCCGTGTCCGCGATAGCATCAACAAGATAGGACTATCAGATGGTTCTTCAGCTAGACAGATAGACAAAAGGTCTCACATCGTACCATCGACTCATTTCTCTTCGGCCGGGTTCGCTCCGGGTGAGGCCCGAGCTTTCTCCCCTTTTTTTTAACGATAACCACGGTAGCGTAGCGAAAGAGCCCAGCCTCACTTTTTTTGGTCGTATCGCGATGGATCGGATCAGTTCACCGAGGCGTCTGGACTTTGTTCGCTGGCTCCACATGGCAGCACCCCCGTCGACCCAGACCTGCCAGAACACATCATCAGAGCTTGATTGAATGTGCGAAttgaaaaaagaaaaattcCCCATGAAAAATGTGCAAATGCTCGACGTGGACGAACGCCAAGTCGGGATCGGCCAAGTGTCGGTTTGTCTTACCATGAGCGTTCTATCGAATGCGGGTGAGATACGACGCCAAAGTGTAGCGCTCGTATCACCAGCGACCGTCCAACATTCTTTTTCAAGCATCAAAATAAAGAATGAAAAAAATCTGGCCGAATACGTGAGATGTAGTTACTCTGTCAAGTAAAGATCCGCCAAAAGcaaagaagggaaaaaaacTCGGCATCCCCCCCAAAGTCAACGTGTTCGTCCAGTCAAAACTCAGgccgtccatccatctcgactCGGACGACTCCAACAGGGCGGGTTCAACACCCCAACGGCGAACCCTCATCTTTCCGCttggtgtgtgtgtgcgcgAGGATGAgactcaacaacaacagatGGAGAGAGGAAAATTCCCTCAAAAGATGCCATCTTTCGTGACATCCCGATGCTAGGTCGGACCCGGGATCTGACTCTCACGACATGTCAGCCATCGGTCGCCCCGAAAGACAAAGATAAGATGGCATTTGACAAGGAGCAAGCCCTTCTGACGTATCCCCGCAAAAAGGCTGGATGAATCCGAGAAGGCTTTTTCCTGTGCCTTGTTCGTGTCAgacaaagcaaagcaagccTTGCCATCTTTTTTTGGCCCTCCTCCATATTCAAACCACATGGGACGAGACAGCCGCTCTTCCGCTATGGCCACGCCGGGTTGAATCTCACACTGTGCTGTCTGCCCGCTGGGCCGCCCCGGGACGGGCTGCCTTGTTGGGCAGCGGAGGCGGAGGTCGCCACAGTGGATGAGGCCCAGCTCTCCCAGCGACGAGGCACAGTGCGGCTCAGCACCCCACGCCCCTTTTGTGAGAGTCactccccccctcccctgtAAAACCCGCCACCCTCCACTTCCAGCGACCGACCTGAGGCTCCAGTCCCATCCATTTTGAGTGGAGCAGACCTAAAGCGTGGGCCACCTCCAGGGCTTCATATTTCCATGTCCCATCCCCCCGAAATCCCCTTCCCCAGCTTTTCtaccttctcctcctcatcatctacAAATCTACAGACCCCCAAATCTTGGTCACATCTATTCAGCGtttcttgcttgcttttctTATTCACGAGCTGGAGCTCCTTTTGATCAGTGCTTGACGCATCCACCAACTACTCACTCGCCACACACCAAACCGAGAAGGTACCTCTCCCTTTGTTTATACCGTCGTGTCCATTCCAAACGACCCAAACAAAGACATCAAgcacaacaacaaacaccaCGCGCAAACAAACAACTTCTTATATAACTCTATACGCATACCAGCCCAGCGCAGGTCGCAATCCACAATTACAAACTCTTGCGATCAACTTTTCACACACACAACAACCGACACCATGGCCTCTTCAACCGAGACAACTTGCTACTACCTCGTCCCCAATCTCCAGGCCCTCGACCCCTCAGCCCGCGAAGTAGACGCCTCGGCCTACGCCTGGGTCCAGCCCACCAtcatcgaggacgaggacctGACCTTTGGCGGAAAGGCCCTGAGCACCTGGTACGAGGAGGAACGTCGCCGTctcagcagcggcagcgacgaggaggagcgccgcGGACGCGAGCGCGTGAGGAGGAATTACTCGCGATCTTCCAAGTCGCACAAGAAGTAATCGACTCGAGTCAAGAtcaggaggaagagggagttTGATGGCGGACATCTCGACATTATGATACCCCTTTAGACGCGCCAAACGACACTCGACATCTACCGCCACAAGCAATCCTTTGCTTCCTCCACGGATCAGCCTGTCAAACAGACAAGGCATCTCCATCTACCATCTACCTCTCGCACCCTATCTCACCTCAGACCTCGCCATCACTCCAACGAAACGACTATAGACACTCAGACTCAGATATCCACCCAACCCGATACACCTCCAACCTCTTCCACCCGGGAACACACATGTACAACTTCCCTCAAACCCAACCTacctcttctcttttgcTCGGTCtacatcagcatcagcatcagcattcGGAACTCTCTCACGGAAAGCGCATTTAGACTTTGGGAGAACCACATTTCTCCGCCGAACCCCCATTCCATCATCTGTGCAAGGCGGGAAAGCACAGCAGGGGTCTCGCAACATCTTTCAGGCGTTGTTTATTGTTTTATTTTGCATTTGGGATACCCCACACGGTTGGAAATCATTTATTACCACGACACACGCAGGCGTAACCAGCCGTTCTGCTTCTGTGATCTCGGTGTGAGGGGGCGGGGGCAAAGGGAGGGACCTGGATATGAGATGGGCGGTGACTCTGATCCCGCAAGAGGTAGCTCTTACTGAATGGCAGAAATACCATAAGTTAACCACACAATGACGTTTTGCCTCTTCTGCTGCGCCTTGTACGTGATGTATTTGATTTACCGGATCTGAGATGTTGACGTCGACAGCGTCTCTTTCCGCCACAGTCGATTCCGATGAGATAAGCCACGGAGCGAAAGCGAGGCGATCGACGCGTTCACCGCAGTCTAAACAAAAACACAGCTACCGTATCGAGAGCTTGCCCAGAGTAAGCTTCCGCGTCTCACTCCTTTTACAACGTTACAGCTTTCTCGTGAGAGCTGTTGCGCATCACGCCGACCGTGGCAGATGATCCACCCATGAGGTCATCCAACGcaccccccctccccttgtCAGAGCAAGCAATCATGCCACTACCACGTGTAGAGCGAGGACCAGCTCCCATGGACGGGGCGAACTCAGGGACAATGCTTGCAGGTCAGGGCCGTTCCAGGGATTGAAACGCGATCCTCTTTTTCACTGCCATGATGAATGACGTCGTGATTCTCATGCTGCGGTTCAAGTAAGGCTGGACAGCGCTTGATGTTGACAAACCGAGCTTAGCGGTCGATCATTTGGGGGAAAGAGGTTGCATAAGCAAACAAGGCTTATTAAGTTGAAAGAGGGTGGGAAGGAATACGCACAATACGATTGTGCGGATAATCGACTTTACAAGTCTTCGCCACTATGAAAGAAAAAGAGCGTGATTTCCCATGTTGCTCTCCCGTCCCTATGTCTCGGGCAACACAGGACTGTCAATCGGAGCCGCGCGGACCGTAAGATCTAGGATTTTCCTTTTTTTGACGTGCGTAGGGTCATCAGGCCAGGGCATGGGTACGAGTCAAGAAGCGCGTGGGGGTTGCCGATCAGGTCACGCATGGTGAGACGCGGGGTGATGGGTGTTGCGACCTTGTGGGTTGAGGTTTTCTGTGATGCCATTCTAGAGTCGGGTATCATGATTTGCATTATTTCTTCGGCTATTGTTGTAGATTCCGGGACGTCGGGCGTAAACTGGGCAACTTGAGAGTCGGGTTTACGTACAAAGGGGTGAACTTGCTCTACGGCAGGTTTATGCGGGAGGAGTTGAAGAGAGTGTCACGTAGTTGTTCCCGAGTTGCCGGTAGAGCTACTTTTGATTGAGGCATTGCCAGACTGCAAGTTTAGGCTGAACATTGACTTGAACTATGTTTGTTGGCCTATTGAAGTGTAGGGAACTCGGTATGGTTTCAGTTGTGGTTCCGGAACACGAGCGACCAGGGGACCTTGCAACCGGCAGTTGAAGCAGATTAGCCTATTGTTAAACTAAGACTCCCGCTATCTATGATATTAAGAGCCTCGCTAGTTGCGAGAATGAGCCATGTCTCACTCTATGAGACTGACAGAAGTGTCTCAAGATGTCAGACTTCAGTCAACGCGAGacccgacgacaaggactCAACACTGGGGCGGTCAACAGATCGACACAGTTCAGCGTCTGCCCTCTGCAGGCCAGGGGCCAAGTGAAGATATAAAGAAGATATACAGATGGATCTGGTTCGAATTTCACATGAACTCCGTCGGCTCCAGGTCATTGCACATGCCCTCCACCTCTCCCAGCCCCCGCGCGGATCCCATGGTTTCATGATAGGGACTGGAGCCTCGATCACACCATTCTTTCTCATTCCGTTCAATAGTTCTACTTCAGAGTCGGATGGTTCTTTGGTCACTTTTGTGACGAGCTTGGGCTTCCTGTTTTGCTTGCTTTAGCTCACACGCTCCAGTTCTCTCAGGATTTCCCATTTACCCCGTTGCCATGACCATAGGTAGCCAGATGATGCGAACATGGAAAGATTAAACTTTTAGGTACAGTCAAAATTGCAGGTTGCTTACGTATAGAATTCTGAGAATGGAAGCTACACCTGTGGTGGGCATACATGGACTTTCCGTTGAGACTGTCCACTCCGGGCTCAGCAGAACCCATACACCGATGAGCCTGATACTGCAGCGATCATAAAGACACGGAgttgcttctcctctgctTGGCCTTTGAGGTTGACCAGCTAACATAACCGCAGCTAGGCCGTCTTGTACCAGCCATCTACCATCCAGCATCCCCAGACATGTCTCGATGGCTAGCGGTAGCTCAAGCAGTATTGGCCTGACGACGTTAACCAAAACAGGGATGTCCATCCAGAGGCCGAAAGTATAGATGTTGATTCCCCCGCTTGGGCAAAGCAGATGCAGATTGGTACCCCATCCTCACCGAACGTCCGCTCAGCGGTCTTCTACCTTGTCCAATATACACAAGATGGCTGGTTACCAAGCAACCTCGATGATACCAGCCATCCAATGGATATAGCATGTGAGCTCATCCTGGGCATCCAGGCCGGTGTCGATGGCTCGCCTCGTTTCCTGCCTTTGCCAAGACTTGCGGTTTTTTCTTCACTGCAGATATAACCCGCACAGAGCGGTGCCAGTTATCGGGTTCCAGAGAAGATCTTTGTACCCCTTGCAGTCTTCACTACAATTTAatacacacacacgcacacacacgAACGGCCCGTCTTACACTTTCACGGCAGCAGGAGTTTCTTCACCGTATCAACCAACACATAGACTTGCCTGTAATGCGTAATGCCTGCTTGCCGCAGCATTCATCCTTTTACGGGAATTCACTTTGAATGACCATCTCGTATTCTCTCAGTTTTACACATGGGCCATTGTCAGTGTGGTTCGCCAGTCGTCAGGTAACTGCACTCCTATCTCGCTGCAATTTTAAAACGCACACAGCGGTGCGAGCTATCCCAAAAGGGATCCTTGTGATCCCCATCAGCTATTCTCACTGCAGCTTCAACCCCTTCGGTCATGTTTGGTGACTGTAGCTTCATTGCAATTTTAGCGCACACACGGCGGCGTGAGTTGTCTCAGCAGGGATGCTTGTGTCACTTGACAGCCTTCGCTGCAGTTCCAACACCAATGGTTCGCCTCGGCTCTCCATGTTTCCGAATGGCAGTATTTGCATCGTTGAACTATTTGCCATTTTCttcactgcaattttaacACGCACACAGCGGCGCGAGTTGTCTTGCAAGCCTTGGTGGCTGTTCCACCCTTCACTGCAAATTTAACCCGCCCACAGACTTTCCTGTAGTTCGTAATGCTTGCTAGCCGATTAATCCTCTGGCGGGAATGCAATGTGAGTGGACATGTCGCTCTCTCAGTGTCCACTCCTCGGCCAGCGTCAACGTGGTTCGCCTTCGGTCCTGCAGCCTTGGCAACCAGGCAAGTTTCTTCACTGCGATTTTAACACGCACACGGGGCCTATTTTGGTGTTCGCATGGAATACATCCATACCTGGATGTGCCATTCTTGTGGAGGATTGAGAGTGTTGGGTCACTCGTTGTGAGTTTGTATATGCAACGTCTAAGCTAACTACAAGCTCAATCCTGGGAAAGGTCAGGACAACATTTTCCTGAAATACAAAAGGACGATTCTGAGCCCAAATCTTACTAGAAAGAAAATATACAATAACGGAATTACCGCAGGGAACAGCATTGCCGCGGGACAGTGCCATTTTACAAGGCCTTGCCTCTCTGTCCTGTCAAGCCTACCACACGAATCAAGAAATAAACAAGACACCAGAACACCAAAGTTATCCAATTTCCCCTAAATGTGATATAACAATTATTAcattgagaagaagatcacACAATGCCTTAGTACCGATGTCTTCTTACTCCCCTGATGGTTTGTATGCAGCATGATCCTCGTTCAGATTGGAACTCTGAACCTCGGCAGCCCTCGCAAGAGATACAAAGTATGTTCTCTAGGTAATCAACAGTCCCGGGTTCCATTCTCAATATGTCAACCTGTATCCAGATCGCGCACCAAACTTAGGCAAACATGGCTGGGGCGATGCATCCCTTGGCTTCGATGAGAGCCAATGGTCGTCAAACTGCGCCATGACGAAGTCTTCCATTTTTTAACTGCAATTTTTAACCCCTCCCGAGGAACAGCAAGCTCGTGGGTAAGGGCTGTTGTCCAAAAATTCTCAAGCCATTGGGATCTTCCAGATGGGAGTCTGCCTATGACCCTGTGAAAGATGTCAACAGGCGGGGATAGCCCGTGTATTAGGGGAAGCTGGTAGACGGGACTTGGAAGACATTCACATGGAGATTCTATAAGTAGCCCTGTTCGTAAAATTTTGCTTTGAAGCATCTAGCTGTCAGTTCTCTATCCCTCATGAACGAGGTGATGAGGCAGACTTGCTGTCGTCGAATGATGGGCATAACAAGAGGTCTTTGGGCATGCCAGCGCAAAAGCCCAAAGAGCCTCAAAAACAAGGCAGCCAATTATAATTCCGCCGTACAGAAGTTTCAGGGTCGAGCTCTCCAGACATATAGTATGTTTGTGAATTGCTAGTCAACGGCCCTTATTCGTGCGCTCACCGTTCTTCGAGGGggttaaaattgcagtgaaAAACGACCACGCGTTTACGATTGGCTCTTATCTAAGAACCAATGGATGCATTGCCGGTTTGGATACTGACGCGTTCACTGATTACTTAGAGAGTTCCCAGAGTCACTGTCGAGTCACAGTCCTCTAGGTGGAAGACGAGAGCCAGCAAGACAACAGAGGCCATGGGCGAAAGGGAGCCTTATAGACGACATCCGGAGGGCCCTCGTAGGAGATTTTGGGAGACTTTTTATTTCTTCAACATTTGCTTCAGGGCATAGGAACTTTGCTGCCAGTTCCATTACTCTTGTGAACGAGGTGATGGGCTgtgcttcttgtcgtcgaaTGATTGGTATAACAAGGCGTTTGGACCCGTTGACGCAGGAGCCCAAAGAGCCTCAAAAACGAGGCGACCAATTATAATTCCGCCGTGAAGAGGTTTTACGATTAATGCCTCTCAATGCCTTATACGTAATTTCGTCTACTTTCCAGAGGGTCCGTTCGAGGATATAAGCTTTTGCATCCTGCCGAGACTCGCCCAACCTCCCGGGTGAGACCCAAGGTCAATCCCTGCAGGggtaatatattaataaatgCTTATTTTCCAACAGTACTATTTATTTTTGCAAGAGAATGCCGAAACCTCGTTCAAATGATGCCGAGGTGAAGGCCCCTCGGGTCGGGCATCAAATGGATCCCGTGCAGGGTTAAAAACCAGATTTCACGGCCCAAGGAGAATTGAGTGGAAAGAAAATTTGACAGGTGACAGGGGCAATCAAAAGTAAACAAAATCTCGGCAAGTCGTGAGGGTTTTCTTGTGCCTCACCCGCGGAACCCGTCGTACCCGGCGCTTAGACTCCGGCATTTGCTCAAGAGGCACAGTCCGGCAAGACCGGAATGCCGTACGGCTTTCAAGGCTGGCTGGAGAGAGACGGTGTAGCTGACCGCATTGGATTACGACAAAACGCCAGCTTTTCTTCTGTGCTTATGGCCTGATTATTGTCCACATCAGCAATAAAAATAACACACACGATTGCCAACTGGCTAAGAAACATCGATAGGGCTGACGGGGCGCAAGTTCGAGAACCCGAGGACATGGGTGGGAGGGCGCCAGAGGGAGAAACGCCGCAAAAGGATGTGACGCCACAAGATGATTAGCCACATACATTCCCCGGAATCAAAGGAGAATCCCGTGTGTCCGCTTTGTTTGTTTTCTCGTTTCTCGGCAAGCTTGGAATTTACAGGTTTGTACAGCCCCTCTCTAGCTGAGGGGGTACAAGACGAGGGCATACGACTTTTGTCCTCGTACAGAGACAATCAAGCATCTGATGCGCCTTGCAGGTAGCCACATGCAAGACTTGCACATCCCCCGCATGATTGACCGCTTTGCCCTTCCCTTGTCCACAATCAAAATGTGTCTCATTCATTATCAGGAAGTACATTATCAGTGTCTTTCTTCAGAGTCATCTTGTCCCGTCATGTGGATCCAGGGTCTCCGGTCCGCTAACGGGAGCCCACATCGGCGAAGCGGGTCTTGGCTGTCTTTCAGCCCTTTGAGCGACAAGTGTGTGAGTCAAAAAAAAGTCCATGATGTCTGCAAGAGAAAATCTTTGTGAGTGACCGGGTATATCGGAAGCCTCGGGCGTCCAGGGCTTATGTACTGTATCATGATAATTCTACAATTACTGGTCCTTTACTGTATCCCCTTTGAGTCAGGCCGGTTCGGTTCATCGTCATGATACAATCATTGCCGGGTCCCCGTTATCTTCGTCTCTGGCGCCAAAGCTTATCGTTGCCAATTCGGGGTCTTGTGACCCTTTCTTGTAGAGCTGGGCTGAGATCCGCCAAGCTGGATTCACGCACGGGCATTCGCAGGCCAAGCTTTGTGCTTTGTCTTGTTTCTGGTGTCTGGTCGTCTTGGCTACAGTAGTTGCGCTGAGCTGCTGATCAAGACGGGCAACCACACGTCTTTTCTCCAGACGATGATGAAACCCCCAGCATTTGGACCCCATGACAGTTTTGCCCTAGATACAAGCCCATCACACAAGTTACAAACCTATTCACTTGCTGTGCATGCTCACAGCCTCTTTCTGCGCCCTGCTGCATGTGACGACAACGCCCGCCCTCCTCCAGAGTAAAACCAGCCCGCCACACGCGCCGTCAAGGTTCCCTGATCTGGTCCCTCGCCCTGCACATCCGAGCAATCCATCAAAAAAGACAGGCCGTCCAAGCCGTGGCGTCTGCCACCCTTTCAGCCCGCTTATCCATCAAGGGGGGCCCCCTCACACCCATCTCGGTACTCGCCGTTGGGCACCCAAGATATAAAGGGACCTGACGTCTTTCTTTTTCAAGGCCTTTCTTTTATTTCGACAGCTTTTACTCTTACTCCTTATTGTGGTCGCATAATTAACAGGGTCTTGCCTGTCATATTGGGCGAGCCAGTGTCATGACGATCCGACCCACCACAACAGAGACAACGCATCAAACGCCTTGACCTTTGAAGGAAAAGCAAGAAAAGCGACAAGTTTCAAGTGCCGATTGCGCGGCTATATTTACTGGCAATTAATTGATTTTGATTGCGATATAATCTCGACAGCCCTGCTGCTGTCTCACAAATTCTTCTCACGACTTTTACCTCTTCTACTctcaccatcttcacctcGACACTTACActtacaccaccaccaaaatGTATCGCGAGAATCGCCCTGGtcgtctctccctccccgCTATGTGGAGCCCCCCCGAGGACGCCATGCccaagcaccaccaccaccaccgcgaAGAACGTCCCACAACGATGGATCGGGCTCGTCAGGCGAGCACATGCTCTGAACGCAGCTGCGAGGGCATGACGGCCGACGAGACGCGCGATCTTTGGAGGTGCATGCTTGAGCTGCAGCTGCGGTACGGCTGCTACAACTCTACGAGGATAGACATGGCTCTTGATGCAGGTGATGAAGGGCTTGATCTTATGCGTGAGTTTTTCTCATCAATTGAGTGTTTGTGATTTAATGCTGACTGTAATAGCCAACCGATTCATCATCGATACTCTCAATGAATCTGTCATTGACCTCCCCGACGAAGGCCGCGAGATGCTCAACCGCTACCTATCCCCATCATCTTGCGCGACAAAGCAAAAGTGGAAGTTTTGGAAGAAGGAATAAATCAGACTGTCAAGGGAGGTTTTCATAGGATCGGAAAATTGGCATTGGGTTTGTTTTAACGGCGCATTGAGCATGGGCGGCACAGGCACATTTTAGAGGGCATCATCTCGCAAGTTGAAACAAAGCCGGAGTTGGGAATTGGGGGTTGATCTTTTTTTGTTTCaaaattattttttctttgttcGATACCCTGACAGAATGGATCATCATAGCCTTCATATACTCGTTACAGCTTGGTTTGCATAAACTCACTCTCCCCGTATCCCATGTGTCCTGCCTGAATCTTCATGCTCTCAAGCACTCTACCCTTGAcgccctcatcctcaataTCCATGCCCGTGAACCCCCCGTACGTAGCTCGAAAGTCGTACTTTTTCAAGATCCCCCACATGCGAGACATCTCGTCTAGGTTGAGGGGTATGAAATTGGGGATGCTGTACAGAAACGAAAACGAATTCAGCCCCGGCGGCTTGGACCGTGAAGTCCCCGTGGCGTCCACCTCCCAGCCTCCAACGCCCGCGGCTGTAGTCATGAGCGTATCGGCGATGAGCAATCGCCCGTCGAATAGAAGAACCATGGACCCGGGGAAGTGTCCCCCGAGCTTGATGGCTTTCACCCCGCTCACCACCTCCGTCTCGGTCGAGGCCAGCGGGATCTGATGTGCCGACGCCATGGTGGCCCACCGGGCGTCTTCGGCAGACAGATACACGGGGCACTTGAATGCCCTCGCCCACTGGACGTGCGTGCTGTAAAAGTGCGGGTGGCTTATCACCATCGCCCGCAAGCCACCAAGGGCCTGGATCCTGGAGATTGTCtcctcatcgagaagggAGATGCAGTCCCACAGTATGTTGCCTTCCGGCGTCTGAATGAGGATGGCGCGCTGTCCGATGGCGAGCTTTGGCGTTGACGAGATGAATGTGAGTCTAGCATCTGCGGGGCAAGGCGTGAATTCGTTCCTGTGAGTCTTTCCCAGCTCTTCCAGCGTAGAGAATGACTGTCCAGACGGCGGGACAAATTGCCGAGGATCGTCGCAGATGTGACacgtcttgaccttggagcGATCCGCCGTGGGGAACTGCGTGCCGCACGTCACGCAGACGAGCCAAGTCGCCGCGGTGACGGGGTCGTAGGGCTCTGGGGTGAAGCTCATAGTCGGTGATCTACAGAGTAAAAGGCCGGGATGCCGTGTTGAGTGTGTGCCGAATTCAAGGCTGCAGTGGTTGTGTTATATCGATTGCCTTGTTTCTCGTATCCCACTCTCTCCCCCACTTTCGAGGCTAATACGGAATACGGACGTATGTAGGGGCAACTCCAAAGGGCGTAATTGAAGCCTGGAATGTCTTAAGCCGAGGTCGGATCCAGCACATGCTGTTACTCGACGGCATAATTATCACGatgctcaacaccaaaaagaATTGTGTTTGTCAGCTTGTCAATTACTCAGCTGCCTCGGAGACGGTCGATTCTACACTGACGTCACACGAAACATGTTCACACCCACTCTCGGCACATGTGTAGATCTCGGGATAATCCTTGCCTTTGTCAGGATGGATCAATTGAGTCATAAACGAATTACTAAACACCAAGAAttcatcatcgccaaagcCCAGGATGCACCTGGTTCATTTGAGTCATATATCAAAACACAATGAATCCATCGCTTACATGCTAAATCACCTCAGCTACGAACTCTTAACAGACTTGACAGACTCACCACGCCTCCCACATCTGCTGTCCTATAGAAATCAGCCGGTTAAACAGCTGATCCCTCATAACAACCGCTGTTAGATGCAGCTCCCTCCCATCCTTAGTCTTGATCATCAGCCCGTCCACAATCTCACTTCCCATAGCCCACCCAACAATAATCTTGCTCTTCCACCCAAGCCCTcccatcttcttgagctccgCAATCTCCCCAATCGTGACCGTCCACGCGGGCTTCACATCTCCAATATCCGACGTCCAGCTCACAGCAGGGGTCGTAGCCGTAGCAGTAATGTAAGCATGTCCCTTTTTACCCTTGTACCGCGCCGGGAACCGGATCGGCCCCGTAGCCGGGTTCGGCTGCTCCTGACCCttgacgacgccgaggcgGTTCTTGGCGTGTCGGGCTCCGGCCTTGGCTTTTGCCTTGTCGGCTGCGAGGGCCGTTTGTACGCCGCCCTTTGTCGTGCCGCGGATAAAGTTCATGATTCTGTGCGACTTCTTGTGCTTggtcttttcttcttcctgttCGTGCTCGTCTTCATGGATCACTTCGGGATCGGGTTGCACCGCCTCGGCGATTTCACCCTGCGAGACTCCTTCTGATGGTGTCAGTCCTGGCTCAATCATGACAAGTTGCAGATACACACCTAAATGATCCAGACCCTCACCAGCAGTCTCGTGAGGTTCGCAAGGAGGAGGCACATCAGAagttggaggcggaggcagAGGGGCCTTGTTCCTCTCTCCGATACGCAAAAGAGTAATAGCCAGCTGAGCATTCGTCGGCACACCCCTGAGGATAGTGTTTCGCAGCTCGACATACTTCTCCCATCGAGGATACGTCCTGTTGACAAAGTTCAAACCCGGAGTGATGATGGGATCGCCAAAGAATCCGAAGCCGGCGG harbors:
- a CDS encoding Lactamase-B domain-containing protein, producing the protein MSFTPEPYDPVTAATWLVCVTCGTQFPTADRSKVKTCHICDDPRQFVPPSGQSFSTLEELGKTHRNEFTPCPADARLTFISSTPKLAIGQRAILIQTPEGNILWDCISLLDEETISRIQALGGLRAMVISHPHFYSTHVQWARAFKCPVYLSAEDARWATMASAHQIPLASTETEVVSGVKAIKLGGHFPGSMVLLFDGRLLIADTLMTTAAGVGGWEVDATGTSRSKPPGLNSFSFLYSIPNFIPLNLDEMSRMWGILKKYDFRATYGGFTGMDIEDEGVKGRVLESMKIQAGHMGYGESEFMQTKL